One Phaseolus vulgaris cultivar G19833 chromosome 11, P. vulgaris v2.0, whole genome shotgun sequence genomic window carries:
- the LOC137809868 gene encoding putative disease resistance RPP13-like protein 1 — translation MGIGSTKDGDVIENLQPSKYLKKLSIRNYVGKQFPNWLLNNSLPNLVSLVLRNCKSCQRFPPLGLLPFLKKLVISRCYKIVIIDDDFHGNNSCSFKSLETLAFSFMEHWEKWECQAMTGAFPRLQYLSITVCPKLQLEWSTMKRLRMDGSDTSLQHLDIYSFPKAMSDDYLSPSTFPLHFFPKLRTLELYEFLNLQMISQGLICNHLEELEIRRCHRFESLPRNMHTLLPSLRRLRIEDCPRLESRSPMEVCHRI, via the coding sequence ATGGGCATCGGTTCAACAAAAGATGGGGATGTCATTGAGAATCTACAACCTTCAAAATACTTGAAGAAGTTGTCAATAAGAAACTATGTTGGTAAACAATTTCCAAATTGGTTACTCAATAATTCATTACCCAATCTGGTGTCTCTAGTGTTGCGCAATTGTAAATCTTGCCAACGTTTTCCACCCCTTGGTCTTTTGCCATTTCTGAAGAAGCTGGTGATTTCAAGGTGTTATAAGATAGTGATAATTGATGATGATTTTCATGGGAACAACTCTTGTTCATTTAAATCCCTAGAGACATTGGCGTTCTCCTTTATGGAACATTGGGAAAAATGGGAATGCCAAGCTATGACAGGCGCTTTTCCACGTCTACAATACCTTTCAATAACGGTTTGCCCAAAGCTGCAGTTGGAGTGGAGTACAATGAAAAGACTCAGAATGGATGGGTCCGACACTTCTCTTCAACACTTGGACATTTATTCATTCCCAAAGGCAATGAGTGATGACTATCTCTCTCCAAGTACCTTTCCACTACATTTCTTCCCAAAACTCAGGACGCTTGAACTCTATGAGTTCCTTAATCTACAAATGATATCACAGGGTCTCATTTGTAATCATCTAGAAGAGCTGGAAATCAGAAGATGCCATAGATTTGAATCATTGCCTAGAAACATGCATACGCTACTTCCATCCCTCAGGAGGCTACGGATAGAAGACTGTCCAAGACTTGAGAGTCGTTCCCCGATGGAGGTTTGCCATCGAATCTAG
- the LOC137810323 gene encoding isoflavonoid 7-O-beta-apiosyl-glucoside beta-glycosidase-like: MTTSKWLHVCPKGIHDLLLYIKTKYNNPLINITENGIDEFNDHTLSLEEALADTSRIDYFYDHLYYLQSAIENGVNVKGYFAWSLTDSFEWNLGYISRFGTIFVDYHNLKRYPKLSAIWFRDFLQGKIDTYDN; this comes from the exons ATG ACTACTTCAAAATGGTTGCATGTTTGTCCGAAAGGAATTCATGATCTGTTGCTGTATATCAAAACAAAGTATAACAACCCTTTGATCAACATCACTGAAAATG GTATAGATGAATTCAATGATCACACTCTATCACTTGAAGAAGCCTTAGCAGATACTTCAAGAATTGATTACTTTTATGATCACCTCTATTATCTTCAAAGTGCAATCGA GAATGGCGTGAATGTGAAAGGATATTTTGCATGGTCTTTAACTGACAGCTTCGAATGGAATTTAGGGTACATTTCAAGGTTTGGAACAATCTTTGTAGATTACCATAACCTCAAAAGATATCCAAAGTTATCTGCCATTTGGTTTAGAGATTTCCTACAAGGCAAAATAGATACATATGACAATTAA
- the LOC137810308 gene encoding cyanogenic beta-glucosidase-like isoform X1, with translation MKIVAMVLSWNLLSGVLLLMLSVPICIEGSVSIFSTDDFRSTSLNRSSFPKGFIFGAGSSSYQCEGAANVGGRGPSIWDTFTHTHPDKILDGSNGDVSIDQYHRYKEDVENIKEMNMDAFRFSISWSRILPKGKVSGGVNKEGINYYNNLINELLDKGLKPFATLFHWDLPQALEDEYDGFLSPNIVDDFKDYAELCFKEFGDRVKHWTTLNEPWTFSTYGYAEAAFPPGRCSTWQNLSCTAGDSATEPYIVTHNQLLAHAAAVNVYKTKYQVSQKGVIGISLACHWIVPLYDTELDQFAAERALDFLIGWFMEPMTIGEYPKSMQSLVGSRLPKFSADEIKLVRGSFDFIGINYYTSYYASDTPELSEARPSALTDSLVILTSERNGIPIGKVSTSKWFYVCPKGIHDLLLYMKTKYNNPLLYITENGIDEIIDETLSLEEALADTSRVDYFHDHLYYLQIAIENGANVKGYFAWSLTDNFGWSLGSITRFGTIFVDYHNLKRYPKLSAIWFRDFLQGKIDTYDH, from the exons ATGAAGATTGTAGCTATGGTATTGAGTTGGAATCTTCTCTCTGGTGTTTTGCTGCTTATGCTATCAGTACCAATCTGCATTGAAGGTTCAGTTTCAATTTTTTCCACTGATGATTTTAGGAGTACATCTCTCAACAGAAGCAGTTTTCCAAAAGGTTTTATATTTGGGGCAGGATCATCTTCTTATCAG TGTGAAGGTGCAGCAAATGTTGGTGGCAGAGGACCAAGCATATGGGATACATTCACTCATACTCACCcag ATAAAATACTGGACGGAAGTAATGGAGATGTTAGCATTGATCAATACCATCGTTATAAG GAAGATGTTGAAAACATTAAGGAAATGAACATGGATGCTTTCAGATTTTCAATCTCTTGGTCCAGAATACTTCCAA AAGGAAAGGTTAGCGGAGGTGTGAACAAGGAAGGAATCAACTATTACAACAACCTCATTAATGAACTGTTAGATAAAG GTCTTAAACCCTTTGCGACCCTTTTTCATTGGGACCTTCCTCAAGCCTTAGAAGACGAATATGATGGTTTTTTAAGTCCTAATATAGT GGATGATTTTAAAGATTATGCAGAACTTTGTTTTAAAGAATTTGGAGACAGGGTAAAACATTGGACTACATTAAATGAACCATGGACCTTTAGTACATATGGGTATGCTGAGGCTGCTTTCCCACCTGGAAGATGTTCAACCTGGCAAAACTTATCTTGTACTGCTGGTGATTCAGCCACTGAACCCTACATAGTGACTCACAATCAATTACTTGCTCATGCAGCTGCTGTCAATGTCTATAAGACAAAATATCAG GTGTCTCAAAAGGGTGTGATAGGGATATCGCTGGCATGTCATTGGATAGTACCACTCTATGATACAGAGTTGGATCAGTTTGCTGCAGAAAGAGCCCTTGATTTTTTAATCGGATG GTTTATGGAGCCAATGACAATTGGAGAATACCCTAAATCCATGCAATCTCTGGTAGGGAGTCGATTACCAAAGTTTTCTGCTGATGAGATCAAACTTGTAAGAGGGTCCTTTGATTTTATTGGAATAAACTACTATACTTCTTATTATGCTTCTGATACACCTGAGTTAAGTGAAGCAAGGCCTAGCGCCCTCACAGATTCTCTTGTTATTCTTACAA GTGAGCGTAATGGAATACCTATTGGTAAAGTG AGTACTTCAAAATGGTTCTATGTTTGTCCAAAAGGAATTCATGATCTGTTGCTGTATATGAAAACAAAGTACAACAACCCTTTGCTCTACATCACTGAAAATG GTATAGATGAAATCATTGATGAAACTCTATCACTTGAAGAAGCCTTAGCAGATACTTCAAGAGTTGATTACTTTCATGATCATCTCTATTATCTTCAAATTGCAATCGA GAATGGCGCGAATGTGAAAGGATATTTTGCATGGTCTTTAACTGACAACTTCGGATGGAGTTTAGGGTCCATTACAAGGTTTGGAACAATCTTTGTAGATTACCATAATCTCAAAAGATATCCAAAGTTATCTGCCATTTGGTTTAGAGATTTCCTACAAGGCAAAATAGATACATATGACCATTAA
- the LOC137810308 gene encoding beta-glucosidase 12-like isoform X2 codes for MTDKILDGSNGDVSIDQYHRYKEDVENIKEMNMDAFRFSISWSRILPKGKVSGGVNKEGINYYNNLINELLDKGLKPFATLFHWDLPQALEDEYDGFLSPNIVDDFKDYAELCFKEFGDRVKHWTTLNEPWTFSTYGYAEAAFPPGRCSTWQNLSCTAGDSATEPYIVTHNQLLAHAAAVNVYKTKYQVSQKGVIGISLACHWIVPLYDTELDQFAAERALDFLIGWFMEPMTIGEYPKSMQSLVGSRLPKFSADEIKLVRGSFDFIGINYYTSYYASDTPELSEARPSALTDSLVILTSERNGIPIGKVSTSKWFYVCPKGIHDLLLYMKTKYNNPLLYITENGIDEIIDETLSLEEALADTSRVDYFHDHLYYLQIAIENGANVKGYFAWSLTDNFGWSLGSITRFGTIFVDYHNLKRYPKLSAIWFRDFLQGKIDTYDH; via the exons ATGACAGATAAAATACTGGACGGAAGTAATGGAGATGTTAGCATTGATCAATACCATCGTTATAAG GAAGATGTTGAAAACATTAAGGAAATGAACATGGATGCTTTCAGATTTTCAATCTCTTGGTCCAGAATACTTCCAA AAGGAAAGGTTAGCGGAGGTGTGAACAAGGAAGGAATCAACTATTACAACAACCTCATTAATGAACTGTTAGATAAAG GTCTTAAACCCTTTGCGACCCTTTTTCATTGGGACCTTCCTCAAGCCTTAGAAGACGAATATGATGGTTTTTTAAGTCCTAATATAGT GGATGATTTTAAAGATTATGCAGAACTTTGTTTTAAAGAATTTGGAGACAGGGTAAAACATTGGACTACATTAAATGAACCATGGACCTTTAGTACATATGGGTATGCTGAGGCTGCTTTCCCACCTGGAAGATGTTCAACCTGGCAAAACTTATCTTGTACTGCTGGTGATTCAGCCACTGAACCCTACATAGTGACTCACAATCAATTACTTGCTCATGCAGCTGCTGTCAATGTCTATAAGACAAAATATCAG GTGTCTCAAAAGGGTGTGATAGGGATATCGCTGGCATGTCATTGGATAGTACCACTCTATGATACAGAGTTGGATCAGTTTGCTGCAGAAAGAGCCCTTGATTTTTTAATCGGATG GTTTATGGAGCCAATGACAATTGGAGAATACCCTAAATCCATGCAATCTCTGGTAGGGAGTCGATTACCAAAGTTTTCTGCTGATGAGATCAAACTTGTAAGAGGGTCCTTTGATTTTATTGGAATAAACTACTATACTTCTTATTATGCTTCTGATACACCTGAGTTAAGTGAAGCAAGGCCTAGCGCCCTCACAGATTCTCTTGTTATTCTTACAA GTGAGCGTAATGGAATACCTATTGGTAAAGTG AGTACTTCAAAATGGTTCTATGTTTGTCCAAAAGGAATTCATGATCTGTTGCTGTATATGAAAACAAAGTACAACAACCCTTTGCTCTACATCACTGAAAATG GTATAGATGAAATCATTGATGAAACTCTATCACTTGAAGAAGCCTTAGCAGATACTTCAAGAGTTGATTACTTTCATGATCATCTCTATTATCTTCAAATTGCAATCGA GAATGGCGCGAATGTGAAAGGATATTTTGCATGGTCTTTAACTGACAACTTCGGATGGAGTTTAGGGTCCATTACAAGGTTTGGAACAATCTTTGTAGATTACCATAATCTCAAAAGATATCCAAAGTTATCTGCCATTTGGTTTAGAGATTTCCTACAAGGCAAAATAGATACATATGACCATTAA